The DNA region TTTCAGATTTTTTTGGAATAGAAAATTAGAATTGATAGTTTTTTAAACTAAAAGAATAATTAAAAATGAATAAACAAGAACTGGAGAATAGATTGATAGATTTTGCGGCAAGTATAATAATTGTTGCTAGTAATTTTGAGAAAAATTATGCAGGAAATCATTTAGCAGGTCAAATTATTCGTTCAGGAACTTCTCCTGCGTTAAATTATGGAGAAGCTCAAAGTGCCGAAAGCAGCAAAGATTTCGTTCATAAAATGGGGGTTTGTTTAAAAGAATTAAGAGAAAGTTTTGTCTGTTTGAAAATTATTGAAAAAGCGAATTTAACAACAGATCTGAAGAATTTATCGATGGCAAAGATAGAAGCCAATGAGTTAATTTCTATTTTCGTGTCAAGTATTAAAACGGCAAAAGCAAATATGAAATAAGATGATTTTAAAATTTCGTGAGACATCTGAAATCAAAAATCGTTAATCTTCAATCTGAAATCAAAAGTTTCCAAATAAAGGATGAAAAAAATATTATTACTATTACTGCTTTCTACTAGCATTTTTGCTCAACAAAAAAGAGTAGAAACAAGTATTGATACTACAAAAAATAAAATTGGAGCCGAGTTCAAATTAACTTTTAAAACATCCGTAGATACCTTGTCTAAGGTTGTTTTTCCTAATCTAAAGTCATTTGGAAGTCTAGAGGTTATCCAATCGTATCCAATTGATACAGTAAAAAACAACGACCGTTATGAGT from Flavobacterium nitratireducens includes:
- a CDS encoding four helix bundle protein, yielding MNKQELENRLIDFAASIIIVASNFEKNYAGNHLAGQIIRSGTSPALNYGEAQSAESSKDFVHKMGVCLKELRESFVCLKIIEKANLTTDLKNLSMAKIEANELISIFVSSIKTAKANMK